A part of Molothrus aeneus isolate 106 unplaced genomic scaffold, BPBGC_Maene_1.0 scaffold_30, whole genome shotgun sequence genomic DNA contains:
- the EXOC3L2 gene encoding exocyst complex component 3-like protein 2, producing the protein MPLLRRPPDGSREDGGDPFAADPEGRRRRRATLGGLVGLGGQLGGHLGHLGGHLGGPFGRRLLRDPAGPRGRRRSEDSGVARRPPEESGGGKRGSLLRLALGTWGQRGTEKASPVEGQAGDGAEGAGERRESGGRDKDGDGDRERAREPLSVLEILELIQRRHLVAADAQIIALEAECSLSPSRPPSPGPLPASPSSPSPSSSSSSSSPPSPVPAGGRRARDVALLYRALLSQLWAVVAESVTSPPPALAPLRAVVAVLEQEEAADARCPPGTRPGRPRALRRRWHEAVARAAGERLAQVAPAGGLGARLAALAARVVGDLGVVRSRVAPEYPPEWGALGVYARGYHRALGQQVKALAQRPLDVPEMYLLLDWHSNAYPREVLGHPEVGALLRVQELGPLLPPETQRDLERSCIAAVKAKVEVAVAQELQLSEDRWPEDVTSQDMDEGLATRVTGLLRAHVDRAPQVTPEFGREMAHSLLGVLVAFLHSFQRKVERFLDSPGDLAPPDATPGRAIALANCCPPFRAFAERLAQFGHPESEEPRRQAHAALDRVTRACGHLLTRRLFEELKPHFGKLMKRKWLTSSDAFDAIVMLITSFAQTLRPLHPEPHQVLVSELHRRVLIEYVRPLLQGRLVCASAKARARVAARLGDEARQLRELFTRLDSASPWLDSVVPRLRELLVLEDTAALQMEVGALARDFPDVRRRHVAALLDARGLRAQGPRREILGVLQDLEGSEPEPGPPRYRTFFAELAAPRPVRCLPFQLRLPRLPRRSPARTPP; encoded by the exons ATGCCGCTGCTGCGGAGACCCCCGGATGGCTCTCGGGAGGACGGGGGGGACCCGTTCGCCGCGGACCCCGAGGGTCGCCGGCGCCGCCGCGCCACCCTGGGcgggctggtggggctggggggacaactggggggacacctgggacacctcgGGGGGCACCTCGGGGGTCCCTtcggccgccgcctcctccgcgaccccgccgggccccgcgggcGCCGCCGCTCCGAGGACTCGGGGGTCGCACGGAGACCCCCGGAGGAATCGGGGGGCGGCAAGCGGGGGTCGCTGCTGAGGctggccttggggacatggggacagcgcGGGACAGAGAAGGCGTCGCCGGTGGAGGGACAGGCGGGCGACGGCGCGGAGGGAGCGGGAGAGCGGCGGGAGAGCGGCGGGAGGGACAAGGACGGCGACGGGGACCGGGAAAGGGCCAGGGAGCCGCTGTCCG tGCTGGAAATCCTGGAGCTCATCCAGCGCCGGCACCTGGTGGCCGCGGACGCTCAGATCATCGCCCTGGAGGCCGagtgctccctgtccccatcgCGCCCTCCCTCCCCGGGTCCCCTCCCCGCGtccccttcctccccatccccatcctcctcctcctcctcctcctctccgcCGTCCCCGGTCCCCGCTGGCGGCCGCCGAGCCCGGGACGTGGCTTTGCTTTACCGGGCACTCCTGTCACAGCTCTGGGCCGTGGTGGCCGAGTCGGTGACATCGCCGCCACCCGCGCTGGCCCCGCTGCGAGCCGTGGTGGccgtgctggagcaggaggaggcggCGGACGCTCGGTGCCCACCGGGGACGCGCCCGGGGCGGCCTCGGGCGCTGCGGCGGCGCTGGCACGAAGCGGTGGCCAGGGCGGCCGGGGAGAGGCTGGCGCAGGTGGCACCGGCGGGCGGGCTCGGGGCTCGGCTGGCGGCGCTGGCCGCGAGGGTGGTGGGAGACCTGGGGGTCGTGAGGAGCCGCGTGGCCCCCGAGTACCCCCCCGAGTGGGGGGCGCTGGGGGTTTACGCCCGGGGCTACCACCGGGCGCTGGGGCAGCAGGTGAAGGCGCTGGCGCAGAGGCCGCTGGATGTGCCCGAGATGTACCTGCTGCTGGATTGGCACAGCAACGCCTAtcccag ggaggttttggggcacCCCGAGGTGGGGGCGCTGCTGCGGGTGCAGGAATTggggcccctcctgccccccgAGACCCAGCGGGACCTGGAGAGATCCTGCATTGCTGCCGTCAAG GCCAAGGTGGAGGTGGCCGTGgcgcaggagctgcagctcagcgaGGACAGGTGGCCCGAGGATGTCACCAGCCAGGACATGGACGAGGGGCTGGCCACGCGTGTCACCGGG ctgctgcgGGCGCACGTGGACCGAGCCCCCCAGGTGACCCCCGAGTTCGGCCGGGAGATGGCGCACAGcctgctgggagtgctggtggCCTTCCTGCACAg CTTCCAGCGCAAGGTCGAGCGGTTCCTGGACAGCCCCGGTGACCTCGCCCCGCCCGATGCCACCCCCGGCCGCGCCATCGCCTTGGCCAACTGCTGCCCCCCGTTCAG GGCGTTCGCGGAGCGGCTGGCGCAGTTCGGGCACCCCGAGAGCGAGGAGCCGCGGCGGCAGGCGCACGCGGCGCTGGACAGGGTCACCCGCGCCTGCGGCCACCTCCTCACCCGGCGGCTCTTCGAGGAGCTCAAG ccccactttGGGAAGCTGATGAAGCGCAAGTGGCTGACGAGCTCGGACGCCTTCGACGCCATCGTGATGCTCATCACCAGCTTCGCGCAGACCCTGCGGCCGCTGCACCCCGAGCCACACCAG GTGCTGGTCAGCGAGCTGCACCGCCGCGTGCTCATCGAGTACGTGCGGCCGCTGCTGCAGGGGCGCCTGGTGTGCGCCTCGGCCAAGGCGCGCGCCCGCGTGGCCGCACGGCTCGGGGACGAGGCCCGGCAGCTCCGGGAGCTCTTCACGCGCCTG GACTCAGCGTCGCCCTGGCTGGACTCGGTGGTGCCGCGGCTgcgggagctgctggtgctggaggacACGGCCGCGCTGCAGATGGAGGTCGGGGCCCTGGCCAGGGACTTCCCCGACGTCCG GCGCAGACACGTGGCCGCGCTGCTGGACGCGCGGGGGCTGCGGGCTCAGGGCCCCCGCCGGGAGatcctgggggtgctgcaggatTTGGAGGGGTCGGAACCGGAACCGGGGCCCCCCCGGTACCGAACGTTCTTCGCGGAGCTGGCGGCGCCGCGCCCCGTGCGCTGCCTCCCGTTCCAGCTGCGCCTCCCGCGCCTCCCGCGCCGCAGCCCCGCCAGGACCCCCCCGTGA